The Elaeis guineensis isolate ETL-2024a chromosome 5, EG11, whole genome shotgun sequence DNA segment GATTGTAAGCAATCCAATACAGCATGATCGTACTAAACACATCGAGATTGACCGTCATTTTATCAAGGAAAAGATTAATCAGGGCTAAATCTGCATTACCTATATTCGGTTTTCTGATCAGGTGGCAGACATTTTAACCAAAGGGCTTAGCTCAGTGTCTTTTTCTGGATTGATTGACAAGATGGGGCTTCGAGATATCTTCGCCTCATCTTGAGGGAGAGTATTGGAAGGATTGAACTTAATTGAAAAACTATCCAATTAAAGATCCAAGAATTTATTCCTtagcatattcttgattattctctggcatattcttgttattctctatctatatttgggtctgcatatttgtatttataggtcCTTGTACGCACTCTTGAttgtaagaagaaaaaataaaaataaatatctccttctctttttcatcgcTTCACAGAAAAAGGAGCCCCACATGAGGTGTGTCAACGTAGAATTCCTCAAATTTTGCCTCTCAAAGGTGCATGTGGTGTACTGGAACAGCGACGTCGTAGTAAATTTCACTTTGAAGTCGCATTTTGTAGTCTAAAATTAGTTAACTCTTGTCGGCCCAAGTGTTCGATAGAAAAAACTGCGTGTTGATTGGTTTATGGATGTAGAAATAAAAAGATGTAACAACTTATAAGCTGCAAAAAAATTGGGACTTCACTATGTTAATGGTCAGATATATACAAGCAAGCATGCAACTGCTAGAATACTGAAGTAGTATATATGCAACTGGGGATGCAGTTGGGCCAAAGAAGATTCAAAAAAGTAAGTATGGCCAGATGcaagtataattttctattatTGATCACTATTATCTGTTACATTGACAAACAAATGCTGTTGTAGCTGTCAttcttaaatatcaaataatttcagTCTTTGCACTTTCGgacaaataatatatatatagctcTTATGGCACGCGACAATAGTTTCAGTGCGACTGTTACGGGCATGAACTGTTCTTCTGGAAAATTCTACGAAACCAATCCACCCATCTTCTCCCTGTCCATATAACATTGGTATTCCATCGCACTATCTTTTGTGTCTTCAATTGCTATAGAATAACTTTCCTGTTGGGAATTTTCCAGCAGTTCAAGTTCCCCCGGCAGTCTAAATTTGACAAAAATTTGTGCAATTTAGTTGCATCAAATGTTTTCAGAGAAACCTATAACACCCGATCCTTTGGGTCCTTGGTCGACATTTATGAATTTGATCCCAGcatcaaaattatatttctagTCCTTTGCACACAGCATTTAAGTATGGTCACAACGCGGGCATATAGAACTCCCAACCATAATGGAGGTGAACATTTTGGGAAGTAAAAAGGGAGATGTAGAACATCCAGCTATCCCCGTTCATCATGCCTTCACCAACATGCAGAAGGCTGATTAAATCTTCGTCCCTACCATGCTGGGCATGTACATAATAAtgcaaattaaatcaaaaaaattttcgttgcaaCGGTGATATCACGTCAAATTAATCACAACCCAATAAAAACACTTTGAATTTTATCGATTGCCATATATTTCATTGATTTCGTTGATGGTACCTCATACTGTTCCATTGATTTTTGGTTTTTGATTAGCTTGTTACAAGTTTGACGTGATATCATGCGCtgttgcaacgaatatttactCAATTAAAACTCTAACGCATGCccacatgtacatacatacatacatacatcaatATTTCAGAGCAAAACTATCTATCTAAATCTTCAAGGAAACACGGATTGTAGTCACaagtatatattatttttattttgagaaaTTGCATGTTATTCATATATATGAACCGTTTATTGATAGAGAGCGTTGCTTATATGGTACACGACCGGCAAGCCCAGAGAACAAAGAACCCCAATAGGAAGAGAACCACCACCTCAATCGAACGCCCCATATATAACATTTAATCTCACCCCTTTCATCACCACCCCTTCCTCCATCCTCTCCAGGCAGCAAGGTTTCACCGGATGTTTTAGATGTAGGATGGCGGGAGGGGAAGCCCAATCACCTGCCCGCAGCGGAGTGCATTAAGAGGCATGTTGTACTCGTCCCTCAAGGATCGTGCCGGCGAGGTCACACTGACGTACAGCTGCTGACCCAAGTATTTGTTCTCCCagttcatagatctcaaattccACATCCCAGCATTGTCGAAGGTCAGCAGGATCGCCGTCCATGACCTCGGGAATACTTCGATACTGTGCCGGCTCACCGTGTCTAAAAGATTGTACCGTTTTCGGCTCTCCGGCGACCACTTCCCCGGCCCCATCCTGACATCATCAATATAATATTggtatacataaatatgaatttggAAGTCGAGATAACATCGATCAGAGATGGTGAGATTCATTCTGGATGCTTGATTACGTACCCTACGGGGAAGAAGGCGTAGCCATCCAAGTGGTAGGACTGGATGCTCCTCTCCGTGTTCTCGAAGATGATCTCAATGAAAGTTCTGAACTCGGCGGTGATGACGTTGGGTACGAGTGTCAGAGGGGCATCAGGGGCAGGTGGCACGTCGCCCATGAGGTTGTACTTGAACACCGGACTGCTGGCGTTGAAGTACTCCGCGAGCTTGAGCGGCGTATCGGATTCGACGTGGGAGATGCCGTTGATGAAGTAGCGGAGCTTGCCGTCGACGACATTGTGGCCATTGACGAGCCTGATGGTGCGGGTGATGTTGATCTGGCCGTAGTGGTAGGAGCCCTGGGGGTTGGGACGGGCGGCGCTGGCGGTGAGGTTCCAACGGAAAGTCCGCCACTGGTTGAAGGACCACGCCCAGCCGGAGGGTCCCCTGGGGATCACCCGCGACGGAGGAGAGTTGGAGCCGGCGTAGCGGAGGACGGCGGTAGCGGTGTGGACCTTCTTGGTGAAGCGGGTGGAGGCGACGAGGTAGTAGTCGCCGGGGGCCTGGTCGGCGGTGACGAGAACCGACATGCACTGGCCAACGTGGACGTCGAGAGAGTCGTAGAGATTCTGGACGGTGTGGGAGCCCTCCATCTCGACGAGCTTCAGCGAATGCTTCTGGATGCGGAAGTTGAGGGAGGCTTTGAGGCCGACGTTGCAGAAGCGGAAGCGGTAGACGTTGCCGGCCTGCATGGTGAACATGGGGAGGTCATCGTGGCCGGCGGCGTTCCTGCCGGAGCGACCGTTGATGAGGACGCCAGCGGGGAGTCCGAGGCGGCGGCCGGCGTCGAGCTTGCGGGCGAGGACCTTGTGGCCCCTGGTGAACCAGTCGCCGGCGAGGACGTTGAATTCTTCGGCCGGAGGAGCGAAGGGGACGGGGATGAGGAGGCGGCTGTGGACGCGGAGCATGCCGAAGCCGCCGGCCGCCTTCTGCATGCC contains these protein-coding regions:
- the LOC105046055 gene encoding L-ascorbate oxidase homolog codes for the protein MSRVAAVLLLLSFLGLSTVRAEDPYLFFTWNITYGTIAPLGTPQQVILINNQFPGPEINCTSNNNIVINVFNYLDEPFLLTWNGIQHRKNSWMDGTPGTNCPILPGQNFTYHFQPKDQIGSFFYFPSIGMQKAAGGFGMLRVHSRLLIPVPFAPPAEEFNVLAGDWFTRGHKVLARKLDAGRRLGLPAGVLINGRSGRNAAGHDDLPMFTMQAGNVYRFRFCNVGLKASLNFRIQKHSLKLVEMEGSHTVQNLYDSLDVHVGQCMSVLVTADQAPGDYYLVASTRFTKKVHTATAVLRYAGSNSPPSRVIPRGPSGWAWSFNQWRTFRWNLTASAARPNPQGSYHYGQINITRTIRLVNGHNVVDGKLRYFINGISHVESDTPLKLAEYFNASSPVFKYNLMGDVPPAPDAPLTLVPNVITAEFRTFIEIIFENTERSIQSYHLDGYAFFPVGMGPGKWSPESRKRYNLLDTVSRHSIEVFPRSWTAILLTFDNAGMWNLRSMNWENKYLGQQLYVSVTSPARSLRDEYNMPLNALRCGQVIGLPLPPSYI